A genomic stretch from Bacterioplanes sanyensis includes:
- the atzF gene encoding allophanate hydrolase, whose translation MTTDFQTPLGWSINDWLQAYRQGQSPAELLAALRASIEQSEFTDGQHTDGSSWISLASEAQLQQQLEQLAELLQQHGGDISLLPLYGVPCAIKDNIDVAGFNTTAACPSFAYLPDQDAHAVALLKQAGAIVLGKTSLDQFATGLVGTRSPYGAVPNPFNSDYISGGSSSGSAVALARGQVAFSLGTDTAGSGRVPAGFNHLLGLKPSRGVISTRGVVPACRSLDCISVFALNSQDANSVYQVLAQYDGEDSYARPLASTGKSEVKTLAVPQQLDWFGDDYQQQAFEQACQQAKRLGYRLKTIDFSPMLQLAELLYQGPWVAERFAAVGEFIRTNSKAHLDPVVAAIIGEGDQASAVDAFNAEYQRQALSRQIQQVFEQVDALWVPTTPCLPTQAQVNSAPIEINSRLGTFTNFVNLADLSALAVPAHLRADGLPFGITLIAPAFSESALLQFAQHWQAELALPTAPALLDVRPEQTVVLAVVGAHLTGMPLNHQLTSRHAQLLEQTHTASHYRLYALANTTPPKPGLVRAAEGEDGHSIIVELWRLDLAAFGSFVAEIPQPLGIGTLELADGRLVKGFICEPAAVPSATDISHFGGWRAYIAQRSTTQR comes from the coding sequence ATGACTACGGATTTTCAAACCCCATTGGGATGGTCGATCAACGACTGGCTGCAGGCTTATCGTCAGGGCCAAAGCCCGGCGGAATTATTGGCAGCACTGCGCGCCAGTATTGAACAAAGTGAATTTACTGATGGCCAGCACACGGATGGCAGTAGCTGGATCAGCTTGGCCAGTGAAGCCCAATTGCAACAACAGCTGGAGCAATTAGCAGAGCTTCTACAACAGCATGGTGGTGATATCAGCCTGCTGCCTTTATACGGCGTACCCTGCGCCATTAAAGACAATATTGATGTCGCGGGTTTTAACACCACGGCCGCTTGCCCGAGCTTTGCTTACCTGCCCGATCAGGATGCCCACGCCGTGGCGCTGTTAAAACAAGCCGGTGCCATTGTGCTGGGCAAAACCAGTCTTGATCAGTTTGCCACTGGCTTAGTCGGCACACGCTCACCCTACGGTGCGGTACCCAACCCCTTTAACTCTGACTACATCAGCGGCGGCTCCAGCTCCGGCTCGGCGGTGGCATTAGCACGAGGTCAGGTGGCATTTTCTTTGGGTACGGATACCGCAGGTTCTGGCCGGGTACCGGCAGGTTTTAATCATTTGTTGGGATTAAAGCCCAGTCGCGGTGTGATCAGCACTCGCGGTGTGGTGCCGGCCTGTCGCAGCCTCGATTGCATCTCGGTATTTGCCTTGAACAGCCAGGATGCTAATAGCGTCTACCAGGTGTTAGCTCAGTACGACGGCGAAGACAGTTATGCTCGCCCCCTGGCCTCTACCGGTAAAAGCGAGGTTAAAACCCTAGCAGTGCCACAGCAACTCGACTGGTTTGGCGATGACTATCAGCAGCAGGCGTTTGAACAGGCGTGCCAGCAGGCCAAGCGCCTTGGCTACCGTCTAAAGACCATAGATTTCAGCCCCATGCTGCAGCTGGCTGAACTGCTGTATCAGGGCCCTTGGGTAGCCGAGCGTTTTGCCGCGGTTGGCGAGTTTATTCGCACTAACAGCAAGGCCCATTTAGACCCGGTGGTGGCCGCCATTATTGGCGAAGGCGATCAGGCTTCGGCTGTGGATGCCTTTAACGCCGAATATCAGCGCCAGGCCTTAAGCCGACAGATTCAGCAAGTATTCGAACAGGTTGATGCCTTGTGGGTGCCAACGACGCCTTGCTTGCCAACCCAAGCGCAGGTGAATAGCGCGCCGATAGAGATCAACAGCCGCTTAGGCACCTTTACCAACTTTGTGAACTTGGCTGATTTATCTGCGCTGGCAGTGCCGGCTCACTTGCGCGCTGACGGTTTGCCCTTTGGCATTACATTGATTGCACCAGCCTTTAGTGAGTCGGCATTGCTGCAGTTTGCTCAGCACTGGCAAGCCGAGCTGGCTTTGCCGACGGCGCCTGCATTATTGGACGTGCGCCCAGAGCAAACTGTGGTGCTGGCCGTGGTCGGTGCGCATTTAACCGGCATGCCGCTCAACCATCAGCTCACCAGTCGCCACGCTCAGTTACTCGAGCAAACCCACACCGCCAGTCATTACCGTTTATACGCCTTAGCCAACACCACACCGCCTAAGCCGGGTCTGGTGCGCGCAGCAGAAGGTGAGGACGGCCACAGCATCATTGTTGAGTTGTGGCGCCTCGATCTGGCGGCGTTTGGCAGTTTTGTTGCCGAAATCCCCCAGCCGTTAGGCATCGGCACGTTAGAGCTGGCCGATGGCCGATTGGTTAAAGGCTTTATCTGCGAACCCGCCGCTGTACCTAGCGCCACCGACATCAGCCACTTTGGTGGCTGGCGCGCCTACATCGCACAACGGTCGACCACACAACGTTGA
- the uca gene encoding urea carboxylase — protein MFNKVLIANRGEIAVRIARTLKRMGIASVAIYAEADRNSAHVSCADESYSLGEGSVADTYLQGERILQLALDCGAQAIIPGYGFLSENADFAEQCEAQGLVFVGPTPQQMRDFGLKHTSRELCQQASVPLTPGTGLLDSLEQALAAAQQIGYPVMLKSTAGGGGIGLTRCDDEQALRDAFDTTRRLGENYFRDGGVFIERFVARARHIEVQIFGDGQGQVVALGERDCSLQRRNQKVVEETPAPNLPEATRQALHQAAIDLGRSVNYRNAGTVEFIYDQQRDEFYFLEVNSRLQVEHPVTEMVTGVDLVQWMIELASGTTPEQMAGFSSATASAPRIQGAAIEVRIYAEDPLKNFQPAPGVLTHVQFPQDSHVRVDTWVSSGTEVSALYDPMLAKLIVHGEDRIDAMAKLQTALDHTSLAGIATNLDYLRQIIAWPQFQAAEVSTRALESFEYQPRHIEVLKPGTYTSVQDYPGRKGYWDIGVPPSGPMDDYAFRLANRIVGNHASAAALEATLIGPELMFHSDAVIALTGASSQAVLDGSPVPLWQPIAVTAGQTLQLGKVEQGCRQYLAVRGGLDVPQYLGSRSTFALGQFGGHGGRTLRASDMLAISDASIAACTTPAPQYKAQAAPAELIPSYPHSDEGGAVWEIGVMYGPHGAPDFFTADSIQQFLTTDWEVHYNSNRLGIRLNGPKPEFARQDGGEAGLHPSNIHDCEYAIGSINFTGDMPVILTHDGPSLGGFVCPVTIVQSELWKVGQVKPGDRIRFVPMTFEQALAQERSIDQAIETLRPFSELANEQAKFGQPQSRFGQPSLEPGDTASATILAQLPASEGRPEAVYRQAGDKYILIEYGPVVLDLSFRFRIHALMQALKQRGIAGLEEMAPGVRSLQIRYDSRVIHQQDLMQALLGTEASLPDSRNMSLKTRVVHLPMAFEDSATLDAVAKYQQSVQEKAPWLPNNVDFIQRINGLDSRDEVKRIIYDASYMVLGLGDVYLGAPCAVPVDPRHRLLTSKYNPARTFTAEGTVGIGGVYMCIYGMDSPGGYQLVGRTLPIWNKYLKNSQFAASEPWLLKFFDQVRYYEVSEEELTQQREAFREGRLSVRITEEDFSLAEYQKFLENNDDSIRAFKQQQQAAFAKEVEHWNSGDAFSAVKEQASGIASVDLDGEAVHSDIAGNIWKLEVQPGQRVKAGDVLLIVEAMKMEFPILAPMDGTIATLCCEEGIAVQPGDAVLSIEPTEQEVLA, from the coding sequence ATGTTTAACAAAGTCTTAATTGCCAACCGCGGTGAAATTGCCGTGCGCATCGCCCGCACACTCAAACGCATGGGCATAGCATCCGTCGCCATTTATGCCGAGGCCGACCGCAACAGCGCTCATGTTAGTTGCGCGGATGAATCCTATAGCTTGGGCGAAGGCAGTGTTGCCGATACTTACTTGCAGGGCGAGCGTATCCTGCAGTTGGCGCTTGATTGCGGTGCCCAGGCCATTATTCCGGGTTACGGTTTTTTAAGTGAAAACGCCGACTTTGCCGAGCAATGCGAAGCCCAGGGGCTGGTATTTGTGGGACCAACACCGCAGCAAATGCGTGACTTTGGTTTAAAGCACACCTCGCGAGAATTGTGCCAGCAAGCGAGTGTGCCGCTCACGCCTGGCACAGGCCTACTGGACAGCCTCGAACAGGCGTTAGCAGCGGCACAGCAGATTGGCTATCCTGTTATGCTGAAATCGACCGCTGGCGGCGGTGGCATTGGCCTGACGCGCTGCGACGATGAGCAAGCCCTGCGCGATGCCTTCGATACTACTCGGCGTTTGGGCGAAAACTACTTTCGTGATGGCGGCGTATTTATCGAGCGTTTTGTCGCCCGCGCCCGCCATATCGAAGTGCAGATTTTTGGTGACGGACAGGGCCAGGTGGTGGCGTTAGGCGAGCGCGATTGCTCGCTGCAGCGGCGCAATCAAAAGGTGGTGGAAGAAACGCCAGCGCCGAATTTACCTGAAGCGACTCGCCAAGCACTGCATCAGGCCGCCATCGATTTAGGCCGCTCGGTGAATTATCGCAATGCCGGCACGGTGGAGTTTATCTACGACCAACAGCGCGACGAGTTTTACTTTCTAGAGGTGAACAGCCGCTTGCAGGTTGAGCATCCAGTGACGGAAATGGTGACGGGCGTCGATCTGGTGCAATGGATGATCGAGCTGGCGAGTGGTACGACTCCGGAACAAATGGCGGGCTTTTCTAGCGCCACTGCGTCTGCCCCTCGCATACAAGGCGCGGCCATTGAGGTGCGCATCTACGCCGAAGATCCACTGAAAAACTTTCAGCCGGCCCCCGGTGTACTAACGCATGTTCAGTTTCCGCAAGACAGCCATGTACGTGTCGACACCTGGGTTAGCAGTGGCACGGAAGTGAGCGCCTTGTACGACCCTATGCTGGCCAAGCTGATTGTGCATGGCGAGGATCGTATCGATGCCATGGCTAAGCTGCAAACCGCGTTGGATCACACCTCGCTGGCGGGCATTGCCACTAACCTGGATTATTTACGCCAGATTATCGCCTGGCCACAGTTTCAGGCAGCCGAGGTGAGTACGCGAGCGCTGGAGTCGTTTGAGTATCAGCCGCGTCATATCGAAGTGCTGAAACCCGGCACCTACACCAGTGTGCAAGACTACCCTGGGCGCAAAGGCTATTGGGATATCGGCGTGCCACCGTCTGGGCCGATGGACGATTATGCCTTTCGTTTGGCCAATCGCATTGTTGGCAACCATGCCAGTGCGGCGGCGTTGGAAGCCACGTTAATTGGCCCCGAGCTGATGTTTCATAGCGATGCCGTGATTGCGCTCACTGGTGCCAGTAGCCAAGCCGTGCTGGACGGCTCACCAGTGCCACTGTGGCAGCCGATTGCAGTAACAGCCGGGCAGACATTACAACTGGGCAAGGTCGAACAGGGCTGTCGGCAATATTTAGCGGTGCGTGGCGGTTTGGATGTGCCGCAATATTTGGGCAGCCGTTCTACCTTTGCGTTGGGCCAGTTTGGCGGCCACGGTGGTCGTACCTTGCGCGCCAGCGATATGCTCGCCATTTCCGATGCCAGCATTGCGGCTTGCACCACTCCTGCGCCGCAATATAAGGCTCAAGCTGCGCCGGCCGAGTTGATTCCGAGTTATCCACACAGTGATGAGGGGGGGGCAGTATGGGAAATCGGTGTGATGTACGGCCCACATGGGGCGCCGGACTTTTTCACCGCAGACTCCATACAGCAGTTTTTAACCACCGACTGGGAAGTCCACTACAACTCCAATCGCTTGGGCATTCGTCTCAACGGCCCTAAGCCTGAATTTGCTCGCCAGGATGGCGGCGAAGCGGGCCTGCATCCATCCAATATTCACGACTGTGAATACGCCATTGGCTCGATTAATTTTACGGGTGATATGCCGGTAATTCTGACCCACGATGGCCCTAGCCTGGGTGGCTTTGTCTGCCCAGTGACCATAGTGCAGAGTGAGTTATGGAAGGTGGGCCAAGTAAAACCCGGCGATCGCATTCGCTTTGTGCCCATGACCTTTGAGCAGGCCTTGGCACAAGAGCGGAGTATTGATCAGGCGATTGAAACCCTGCGGCCATTTAGTGAGCTAGCCAATGAACAAGCCAAGTTCGGCCAGCCACAATCCAGGTTCGGACAGCCAAGTTTAGAGCCTGGCGATACCGCGTCGGCCACCATTTTGGCGCAACTACCGGCCAGCGAGGGCAGGCCAGAAGCTGTTTATCGCCAAGCCGGTGATAAATACATATTGATTGAATATGGCCCTGTGGTGCTGGATTTAAGCTTTCGCTTTCGCATCCATGCGTTAATGCAAGCATTGAAACAGCGTGGGATTGCTGGCCTAGAAGAAATGGCGCCGGGCGTGCGCTCATTGCAAATTCGCTACGATAGTCGGGTCATTCATCAGCAGGATTTAATGCAGGCCTTGTTGGGCACCGAAGCCAGTCTGCCCGATAGCCGCAATATGAGTCTTAAAACCCGGGTGGTGCATTTACCGATGGCGTTTGAAGACAGCGCCACTCTAGATGCCGTGGCCAAGTATCAGCAATCGGTGCAGGAAAAAGCGCCCTGGCTGCCCAACAATGTCGACTTTATTCAGCGTATTAATGGCCTGGATAGCCGTGATGAAGTAAAGCGCATTATTTATGACGCCAGCTATATGGTACTGGGCCTGGGCGATGTGTATTTAGGCGCGCCCTGTGCCGTACCGGTTGACCCGCGCCATCGTTTATTAACGTCAAAATACAATCCAGCTCGCACCTTTACCGCCGAAGGCACGGTGGGCATTGGCGGCGTTTATATGTGCATTTATGGTATGGACAGCCCAGGCGGCTATCAGCTGGTGGGGCGTACCTTACCGATTTGGAATAAATATCTGAAAAATTCACAGTTTGCTGCTAGTGAACCTTGGCTGCTGAAGTTTTTTGATCAGGTGCGTTATTACGAAGTTAGCGAAGAAGAACTTACCCAACAGCGCGAGGCCTTTAGAGAAGGGCGACTGAGTGTTCGTATAACGGAAGAAGACTTTAGCCTGGCTGAATATCAGAAGTTTCTAGAAAACAACGACGACAGCATCCGTGCTTTTAAACAACAGCAACAAGCCGCCTTTGCCAAAGAAGTAGAGCATTGGAACAGCGGTGATGCCTTTAGTGCAGTGAAAGAGCAAGCGTCGGGCATTGCTTCCGTAGATCTAGATGGCGAAGCGGTGCACAGCGATATTGCCGGCAATATCTGGAAGCTGGAGGTGCAACCAGGTCAACGTGTAAAAGCCGGCGATGTGTTGTTGATCGTTGAAGCCATGAAAATGGAGTTTCCAATCTTGGCGCCGATGGATGGCACTATTGCTACCTTGTGCTGTGAAGAAGGTATAGCGGTGCAGCCGGGGGATGCGGTACTCAGCATTGAGCCAACCGAGCAGGAGGTGCTGGCATGA
- a CDS encoding GntR family transcriptional regulator translates to MNTVEAQNPNKEAPENPVNEKTENKKSARPKNLAERIYLQLKQDIFDFQLLPGDRFSESEIAARMQASRTPVREALYRLERDGYVQVHFRSGWQVRPFDFRYFEDLYDVRILLESEAVRRICASHERDALLANLTNIWCCAPTERLSDSSTVAGLDEGFHFELVELAGNQEMAAIHKDVCERLRIIRRLDFTQEGRIEATYDEHSGIIELLRQANAETAVAELKHHIEVSKNTVRKITLHRIQLAKSRYNINIQAPA, encoded by the coding sequence ATGAATACCGTCGAAGCACAAAACCCAAATAAAGAGGCGCCTGAAAATCCAGTAAATGAAAAAACTGAAAATAAAAAATCAGCGAGGCCAAAAAACCTAGCCGAGCGTATTTATTTGCAATTAAAGCAGGATATTTTCGACTTTCAGTTATTGCCCGGTGATCGCTTTAGTGAAAGCGAAATCGCCGCTCGCATGCAGGCATCGCGCACACCCGTGCGTGAAGCCTTGTATCGACTGGAACGTGACGGCTACGTACAAGTGCACTTTCGCAGCGGCTGGCAGGTGCGGCCGTTTGATTTTCGCTATTTTGAAGACCTGTACGACGTGCGCATTTTACTCGAGTCCGAAGCCGTTAGGCGCATCTGCGCTAGCCATGAACGCGATGCTCTATTAGCCAATCTGACCAACATCTGGTGCTGCGCGCCAACAGAGCGCTTAAGTGATAGTTCAACGGTGGCCGGCTTGGATGAAGGTTTTCATTTTGAGCTGGTCGAGCTGGCGGGCAATCAGGAAATGGCAGCGATTCATAAGGACGTATGTGAGCGTTTGCGCATTATTCGCCGCCTCGATTTTACCCAAGAAGGGCGGATAGAAGCGACCTATGATGAGCACAGTGGCATTATTGAACTACTGCGCCAAGCTAACGCAGAGACGGCTGTTGCTGAACTGAAACATCATATTGAAGTGAGCAAGAACACGGTGCGTAAGATTACTTTGCACCGCATTCAGCTGGCTAAGAGTCGTTATAATATTAATATTCAAGCGCCTGCCTGA
- a CDS encoding GNAT family N-acetyltransferase, whose amino-acid sequence MEITAVAEPTEQDFLVLKNGLNGYNERFTGKIEREKVSAFVKSDTGETLGGILGEIYWGWLHVQGLWVHESIRSQKAGSRLLKQLEEYAFSKGIQNYRLETTTFQALGFYQKQGYQLFGELPDMPPGFTSYFLQKQI is encoded by the coding sequence GTGGAAATAACAGCCGTTGCTGAACCAACAGAGCAGGATTTCTTGGTGCTAAAAAATGGACTGAATGGCTATAACGAGCGCTTTACTGGGAAGATTGAACGAGAGAAGGTATCTGCCTTCGTCAAAAGTGACACAGGAGAAACGCTGGGCGGCATTCTCGGTGAAATATATTGGGGGTGGTTACACGTACAAGGGCTTTGGGTGCATGAGAGCATCAGAAGTCAAAAAGCAGGCTCGAGACTACTTAAGCAACTGGAAGAATATGCTTTCTCCAAAGGCATCCAAAACTATCGGCTGGAGACCACCACCTTTCAAGCACTCGGATTTTACCAAAAGCAGGGTTACCAATTATTTGGCGAACTGCCAGATATGCCGCCTGGCTTCACCAGTTATTTCTTGCAGAAGCAAATCTAG
- a CDS encoding substrate-binding periplasmic protein translates to MQWLNRIVLAITLSWLAITSQAEPVKLANGEWAPYQSEQLKHGGFISQIISEVFAAEGYQTEFSYMPWKRGFEETKNGKMDGAFIWSKDEERQQHFLFSDPVITLSTSLFQQVGKSISISGPEDLAGKQVGGIIGYNYGTEALEESGKLKIQRIAEAEGNFKKLELGRLDIVLEDTDVGAEQVNRLGLGDKIVANPTTINQRDFYLLISKKSPRAQELVDAFNRGLAKLKADGKLEAYRAASVRGEYKQ, encoded by the coding sequence ATGCAGTGGCTCAACCGTATCGTTTTAGCAATAACCTTGTCTTGGCTGGCCATAACCAGCCAGGCAGAGCCGGTAAAACTAGCAAACGGCGAATGGGCGCCCTATCAATCGGAACAGTTGAAACATGGCGGCTTTATCAGCCAAATCATCAGCGAAGTCTTTGCCGCGGAAGGTTATCAAACCGAGTTTTCCTATATGCCGTGGAAGCGCGGTTTTGAGGAAACCAAAAACGGTAAAATGGACGGTGCGTTTATTTGGAGTAAAGATGAAGAGCGTCAGCAGCACTTCTTGTTCTCCGACCCTGTTATCACTCTCAGTACTTCCCTCTTTCAGCAGGTGGGTAAATCCATCTCTATCAGTGGTCCAGAAGATCTGGCTGGCAAACAGGTAGGCGGTATTATTGGATACAATTACGGTACTGAAGCATTGGAAGAGTCCGGCAAGTTAAAGATTCAGCGTATTGCCGAAGCCGAGGGAAACTTCAAGAAACTTGAATTAGGCCGGTTAGATATTGTATTAGAGGATACGGATGTTGGTGCCGAGCAAGTTAATCGCCTGGGTCTAGGCGATAAAATCGTTGCTAATCCAACCACCATCAACCAACGGGATTTTTACTTGCTTATCTCGAAGAAATCTCCGCGCGCACAAGAGTTAGTGGACGCGTTTAATCGTGGCTTAGCCAAGTTGAAAGCCGACGGCAAGCTAGAAGCGTATCGCGCTGCCTCTGTGCGCGGTGAATACAAGCAATAA
- a CDS encoding LysE/ArgO family amino acid transporter, with amino-acid sequence MTGTLSPLVTGFAVTISLIVAVGAQNTWVLNKALRNQHPWTIAAVCIAIDISLMSVGVFTLDFIQQVIPGLVPVLTWMGIGLLIYLALQAFFRAWQGDGDGLATASVMPTGSAWRMAGQALAISLINPHVYLDTVILIGSVGAQQSQPVLFILGAGLASATWFCSLVAGAKKLRPYLTSAHHWRVMDTITGSVLLLVAMSLLP; translated from the coding sequence ATGACTGGCACTTTGTCGCCTCTAGTCACTGGCTTCGCCGTGACTATTAGTTTGATTGTCGCTGTTGGCGCACAAAATACCTGGGTGCTGAATAAGGCCCTGCGCAACCAACACCCATGGACCATCGCCGCGGTCTGTATTGCTATTGATATCAGCCTGATGTCGGTGGGCGTATTTACGTTGGATTTTATTCAGCAAGTCATCCCCGGGCTGGTGCCAGTGCTCACCTGGATGGGCATAGGACTGCTGATCTACCTGGCTTTGCAGGCTTTCTTTCGTGCCTGGCAAGGCGATGGCGATGGCCTAGCGACGGCCTCTGTCATGCCGACGGGCAGTGCCTGGCGCATGGCTGGGCAAGCGTTGGCTATTTCGTTGATTAATCCGCACGTCTATTTGGACACCGTGATCCTGATTGGCAGTGTCGGCGCGCAGCAATCTCAGCCAGTGCTGTTTATCCTTGGTGCCGGTCTGGCCTCGGCGACTTGGTTTTGCTCACTGGTGGCCGGGGCCAAGAAACTGCGCCCTTACCTGACCTCTGCCCATCACTGGCGTGTGATGGACACCATCACCGGCAGTGTTTTGCTGCTGGTAGCGATGAGTCTGTTGCCCTAG